A region from the Stutzerimonas stutzeri genome encodes:
- the folK gene encoding 2-amino-4-hydroxy-6-hydroxymethyldihydropteridine diphosphokinase, producing the protein MERVYIGLGSNLAEPRQQLRNALDALENIPSSRLAGVSSLYVSDPLGPPDQPRYYNAVAVLDTSLAPLALLDALQAIEQAQGRERKAERWGPRTLDLDILLFGDRVLAEPRLTVPHYHLHARPFVLYPLAEVAPATLRLADGRPLTELLAACPFEGLERLDDAL; encoded by the coding sequence ATGGAGCGGGTCTATATCGGCCTGGGCAGCAATCTGGCCGAACCACGCCAGCAGCTCCGCAACGCTCTCGATGCGCTGGAAAACATCCCCTCGTCCCGGCTCGCCGGCGTCTCTTCGCTGTATGTCAGCGATCCGCTCGGCCCGCCGGACCAGCCGCGCTACTACAACGCCGTTGCAGTGCTCGACACTTCCCTGGCTCCGCTGGCGCTACTCGACGCACTGCAAGCCATCGAGCAGGCGCAGGGTCGCGAACGCAAAGCCGAGCGCTGGGGGCCGCGAACGCTGGATCTGGACATTCTGCTGTTCGGCGACCGGGTACTCGCCGAACCACGCCTGACAGTCCCGCACTACCACCTGCATGCCAGGCCCTTCGTGCTCTATCCGCTCGCCGAAGTGGCGCCCGCCACCCTGCGCCTGGCCGACGGCAGGCCCCTGACCGAACTGCTGGCCGCCTGCCCCTTCGAGGGCCTGGAGCGCCTCGACGACGCGCTGTAA